In the genome of Elephas maximus indicus isolate mEleMax1 chromosome 6, mEleMax1 primary haplotype, whole genome shotgun sequence, one region contains:
- the LRRFIP1 gene encoding leucine-rich repeat flightless-interacting protein 1 isoform X12 translates to MPSLSAATLASLGGTSSRRGSGDTSISIDTEASIREIKELNELKDQIQDVEGKYMQGLKEMKDSLAEAEEKYKKAMVSNAQLDNEKTNFMYQVDNLKDTLLELEEQLAESRRQYDEKNKELEREKHAHSILQFQFAEVKEALKQREEMLEKHGIILTSEVAANGEASSTVNSVSHQDATKMTEELRALKSPGDGTLGRASDVEVKNEMVENVGKGEILQNTEQERHKEDRGKDCVDIEGLRPSENTEDQKTSEDKASSPETLANAENEEQVMNTSDDRTRASPEEPKCLSDLGSQSPDPLVEQDGGSALDIKNEREESAEKQENEEQEDFKTNLGEVSTKPCQESVPLHTPDVERASGTDAGGQCGTPTESVVEAGVANVEEHMGPVASSPPKCSEDPVNQDENHTVDAPKDPSTECSLEKEITNQEVAEPKEAPTQSAEVGREHSEDEDEMKSVDEKPTEGQTIPCSPAAKSNHQKAMGEGKVDSGSEPLDLKERDEEKASQQGETLDSSQKKAKNKKKKNKKKKSPVPADTCNDVKAELTFQNTDFSEVKEEAEAKLTDSKAAGEAHNEVTKDAKQKVVSGSSENVEGLESPKTELNGKLNPEDDAVTGKVGEGIADRDALDFEDDTIQSSGTSASEKELDASITKENAGKEGAAQSSPLEPEDGDVCARPSEEISDVSQTESAVTCVTSEHPSQTVEKVLENVSLGNDDSSAPAGELGDFESERKEDTRGGSEKTKSKEDCTMS, encoded by the exons ATGCCCAGCTTGTCTGCAGCCACCCTTGCCTCTCTGGGTGGGACGTCCTCCCGGAGAGGGAGCGGAGACACGTCCATCTCCATCGACACTGAGGCATCCATTAGGGAAATCAAG GAGCTCAATGAGCTAAAGGACCAGATTCAGGATGTAGAAGGCAAATACATGCAGGGactgaaagaaatgaag GACTCACTGGCGGAGGCCGAAGAGAAGTATAAGAAGGCGATGGTTTCCAATGCTCAGCTGGACAACGAGAAAACGAACTTCATGTACCAGGTGGACAACCTAAAAGACACGTTGCTGGAGCTGGAGGAGCAGCTGGCTGAATCCAGACGACAGTATgatgagaaaaacaaa GAACTTGAACGGGAAAAACATGCCCACAGCATCCTGCAGTTTCAGTTTGCTGAGGTGAAAGAGGCCCTGAAGCAAAGAGAAGAAATGCTTGAA AAACATGGAATAATCCTCACTTCAGAAGTAGCTGCCAATGGAGAGGCTTCAAGCACTGTCAATAGTGTCAGCCACCAAGATGCCACGAAGATGACAGAAGAGTTACGCGCCCTCAAGTCGCCAGGAGACGGGACGCTAG GAAGAGCCAGTGACGTGgaggtgaaaaatgaaatggtggaGAATGTGGGGAAAGGAGAAATCTTACAGAATACTGAGCAAGAGCGGCACAAAGAGGACAGAGGAAAGGACTGTGTGGACATAGAGGGATTACGTCCTAGTGAAAATACCGAGGACCAGAAAACCTCTGAAGACAAGGCCTCATCCCCGGAAACATTAGCAAATGCAGAAAATGAGGAGCAGGTCATGAATACATCAGACGATAGGACCAGGGCTTCCCCTGAGGAACCCAAATGCTTGAGTGATTTAGGGAGTCAGAGCCCAGACCCTCTGGTTGAGCAGGACGGTGGTAGTGCCCTGgatatcaaaaatgaaagggaagaatctgcagaaaagcaggaaaatgaagaacaagagGATTTTAAAACCAACTTGGGAGAGGTTAGCACAAAACCGTGTCAGGAATCTGTTCCTTTGCACACACCAGACGTTGAAAGGGCAAGTGGTACAGACGCTGGGGGGCAGTGTGGGACCCCTACAGAGAGTGTAGTAGAGGCAGGGGTAGCTAACGTGGAGGAGCACATGGGCCCAGTGGCCTCAAGTCCTCCAAAATGTAGTGAAGACCCAGTGAATCAGGATGAAAATCATACGGTAGATGCCCCTAAAGACCCAAGCACAGAGTGTAGCTtggagaaggaaatcaccaaCCAGGAAGTAGCAGAGCCCAAGGAGGCCCCAACTCAGAGTGCAGAAGTAGGTAGGGAGCACAGTGAAGATGAGGATGAAATGAAATCAGTGGATGAGAAACCCACAGAAGGCCAAACCATTCCTTGTTCTCCAGCAGCCAAGAGCAACCATCAGAAAGCAATGGGTGAAGGTAAGGTGGATAGTGGAAGTGAACCCCTAGATCTGAAAGAACgtgatgaagaaaaggccagcCAACAGGGAGAGACCTTGGACTCATCACAGAAGAAGGCAAagaacaagaagaagaaaaacaagaagaaaaagtcGCCAGTCCCTGCAGACACCTGTAACGATGTTAAGGCAGAGTTAACGTTTCAGAACACAGATTTCAGTGAAGTTAAGGAGGAAGCAGAGGCCAAATTAACTGACAGCAAAGCCGCAGGAGAAGCTCACAATGAGGTAACTAAAGATGCAAAACAGAAAGTAGTATCAGGGAGCAGCGAGAATGTTGAGGGTCTAGAAAGTCCTAAAACTGAGTTGAATGGGAAACTTAACCCAGAAGATGATGCTGTAACAGGTAAGGTGGGGGAAGGAATCGCTGATAGAGACGCACTAGATTTTGAAGACGATACAATTCAGTCATCAGGCACTAGTGCTAGTGAAAAAGAATTAGATGCAAGTATTACAAAAGAGAATGCTGGAAAAGAGGGTGCTGCTCAGAGCAGTCCTCTGGAACCAGAGGATGGAGATGTGTGTGCTAGACCCTCCGAGGAAATTAGTGATGTCTCCCAAACAGAAAGCGCAGTGACGTGTGTGACATCAGAGCATCCAAGTCAGACAGTGGAGAAAGTGTTAGAGAACGTTAGTCTAGGAAACGATGACTCCTCGGCACCAGCAGGAGAGTTGGGGGACTTCGAGTCAGAACGCAAAGAAGATACGAGAGGTGGCAGTGagaagaccaaaagcaaagaagattgtACCATGTCCTGA